A window of Polypterus senegalus isolate Bchr_013 chromosome 14, ASM1683550v1, whole genome shotgun sequence contains these coding sequences:
- the adnpb gene encoding activity-dependent neuroprotector homeobox b — MFQLPVNNLGSLRKARKTVKKVLSDIGLDYCREHLEDFKEFEPNDFYVKNTTWEDVGLWDPSLTKQQDYRSKPFCCSGCPFSSKFFSAYKSHFRNVHSEDFESRILLNCPYCTYNGNKKTLETHIKLFHAPQTNHMDRGSNASKDQSKVDGALKTKQADSVEQAVYYCKKCTYRDPLYNVVRKHIYREHFQHVASPYVVKTNEKSLNGAVSLNVNARDEGNIHCKRCLFMPKSYEALVQHVIEDHERIGYQVTAMIGHTNVVVPRSKPLMLLAPKPQDKNILGVTPKMSPIPANMRSLSSQQMMSRLAIPKPGLGSAGLMSNVHLKQNTYGLKNMSQGYNLTQQVRIPMPGNAQVSVPQQSPTVKQLLPGGGVRNTSSVTSQPRGQTPSRYNFASGNSPSTSLVSSAMKPTELPSRAQTTTALATSTKTVNSTNAGTSYTQKWKICTICNELFPENVYSAHFEKEHKAEKVPAVANYIMKIHNFTSKCLYCNRYLPSDTLLNHMLIHGLSCPHCRSTFNDVEKLVAHVRLAHPDEVMGPRTDSPLTFDLTLQQGNPKNIQLIVTTYNMRDAPEESVAFHAQNHAMIPQKLPHKMLDTPDMPVKSAHQAAVPYKKDVGKTLCPLCFSILKGPISDALAHHLRERHQVIQTVHPVEKKLTYKCIHCLGVYTSNMTASTITLHLVHCRGVGKAQNGQEKSSAPARVIHTQNITPLKRELEFTDPGLLKKRKLDNDHVASVPAEKPEEPVDLALDPKGHEDDSYEARKVFLTQYFSKRPYPSRREIEKLAASLWLWKSDIAAHFSAKRKKCVRDCERYKARVLLGFNMREVNKLKHDLDFDPEWFFESKEDDESRTSKTNTARSADSISRRLEESLASSRTEGNTRESKGRPGCFKQNFRPSANAPTQKKAVAVSIQSSLRRNSTATNTTQSKTLLKANQKLLKNGDEQSETVDAGSGSASEGEDTDVKCVRDAKEESKVKGSEDESDLKAAAVSNEEQLKRKDNNEMEEEVEESPTEDRSHLKDNSASEEETLEGKDGCELEEESELKDEAPHCDSGPGSRHTSDIEESTVEENKNKPLHKDSYQRKQALSLQEKSVFDIKKEFPKQEHSNDLEKGWSKQVPSLWKIASPENEESLSNPPLDWQNSTADSEGDDRVDSTLEQSIDSMSENSSEAVHSLIPGVGLSSQQA; from the exons ATGTTTCAACTTCCTGTCAACAACCTTGGCAGTTTAAGAAAAGCTCGCAAGACTGTGAAGAAAGTCCTTAGTGATATTGGCTTAGACTACTGTAGGGAACATCTTGAA GACTTTAAGGAGTTTGAGCCAAATGATTTTTATGTCAAAAATACTACTTGGGAGGATGTCGGACTTTGGGACCCTTCATtaacaaaacaacag gaTTATAGATCAAAGCCTTTCTGCTGCTCAGGCTGTCCATTTTCTTCTAAATTTTTTTCTGCTTACAAGAGTCACTTTCGCAATGTGCACAGTGAAGATTTTGAAAGTCGTATCTtgttaaattgtccctactgCACATACAATGGAAACAAGAAGACTTTGGAAACGCACATTAAGTTATTCCACGCTCCTCAAACCAACCATATGGATAGAGGTTCTAATGCGTCAAAAGACCAATCTAAAGTTGATGGTGCCCTGAAGACAAAGCAAGCTGATAGTGTAGAGCAGGCCGTGTATTACTGTAAGAAGTGTACCTACAGAGATCCTCTTTACAATGTTGTCCGCAAGCATATCTATAGGGAACATTTTCAACATGTGGCATCACCTTATGTTGTCAAGACAAATGAAAAATCTTTGAATGGAGCTGTTTCGCTGAATGTAAATGCACGTGACGAAGGAAACATACACTGCAAAAGATGCTTGTTCATGCCTAAGTCTTATGAGGCTTTAGTCCAACATGTTATTGAAGATCATGAACGAATAGGTTACCAGGTGACTGCGATGATAGGGCATACCAATGTAGTAGTACCAAGATCTAAGCCTCTGATGCTGTTGGCACCCAAACCACAAGATAAGAATATTTTAGGTGTAACTCCAAAAATGTCACCAATTCCTGCTAATATGAGGTCACTTTCATCACAGCAGATGATGAGTCGGCTAGCCATACCAAAACCAGGTTTAGGTTCTGCAGGGCTTATGTCCAATGTTCATTTAAAGCAAAACACCTACGGGTTAAAAAACATGTCACAGGGTTACAATCTGACACAGCAAGTGAGAATCCCAATGCCAGGAAATGCTCAAGTATCAGTTCCTCAGCAATCTCCTACTGTAAAGCAGCTTTTACCAGGTGGCGGCGTACGAAATACCAGCTCTGTCACATCCCAGCCTCGCGGTCAGACTCCATCAAGGTATAATTTCGCATCGGGGAATTCACCTAGCACTAGTCTAGTATCTTCAGCAATGAAACCAACAGAGCTGCCCTCAAGAGCCCAGACTACAACTGCTTTAGCTACATCTACCAAAACAGTGAATTCAACTAATGCTGGCACATCATATACGCAAAAGTGGAAAATCTGTACAATCTGTAATGAGCTCTTCCCAGAAAATGTTTACAGTGCACATTttgaaaaagaacacaaagctgaAAAAGTGCCAGCTGTGGCTAATTATATCATGAAGATACATAACTTTACAAGCAAGTGTCTGTATTGTAATCGTTACCTTCCTAGTGACACACTGTTAAATCATATGCTCATCCATGGATTGTCTTGTCCACATTGTCGGTCAACTTTTAATGATGTAGAGAAGTTGGTAGCACATGTCCGTCTGGCTCACCCAGATGAAGTGATGGGTCCAAGAACCGACTCCCCACTGACTTTCGATCTAACCTTACAGCAAGGTAATCCCAAAAATATCCAGCTGATTGTGACTACTTACAACATGCGTGATGCTCCAGAAGAGTCTGTTGCTTTTCACGCACAAAACCATGCAATGATTCCTCAAAAACTGCCACATAAAATGCTGGATACACCAGATATGCCCGTAAAAAGTGCACATCAAGCTGCTGTCCCATACAAAAAGGATGTAGGGAAAACCCTCTGTCCTTTGTGTTTTTCAATTTTGAAAGGCCCCATTTCAGATGCATTAGCTCATCATTTAAGAGAAAGACACCAGGTAATTCAAACAGTCCATCCAGTGGAGAAGAAACTTACATATAAGTGCATTCACTGTTTGGGAGTATACACAAGTAACATGACTGCATCTACCATTACGTTGCACCTTGTTCACTGTCGAGGTGTTGGGAAAGCACAAAATGGACAAGAGAAGAGCAGTGCACCAGCCAGAGTTATACATACGCAGAACATCACACCTCTTAAGCGAGAGCTTGAATTCACTGATCCGGGTCTTTTAAAAAAACGGAAATTGGACAATGATCATGTTGCATCTGTGCCTGCTGAAAAACCAGAAGAGCCAGTTGACTTAGCCCTAGATCCCAAGGGTCATGAAGATGACTCCTATGAGGCTAGAAAAGTGTTCTTGACACAGTACTTCAGTAAAAGGCCATATCCTTCCAGGAGAGAAATTGAAAAGCTTGCAGCAAGCTTGTGGTTGTGGAAATCTGATATTGCTGCTCATTTTAGTGCAAAAAGAAAGAAGTGTGTTCGAGACTGTGAGAGGTACAAGGCTAGAGTCCTTTTGGGGTTCAACATGAGAGAAGTAAATAAGTTAAAACATGACCTGGATTTTGACCCTGAATGGTTTTTTGAAAGTAAAGAGGATGACGAAAGCAGAACATCCAAAACAAATACTGCAAGATCAGCTGACTCGATTAGCAGGCGTTTGGAAGAAAGCTTGGCTTCTAGCCGTACAGAAGGAAACACTAGAGAGAGCAAAGGTAGGCCTGGATGTTTTAAGCAGAACTTCAGACCCTCTGCAAATGCACCAACACAGAAAAAAGCAGTTGCAGTGTCTATTCAATCAAGTCTGAGAAGAAACAGCACAGCAACTAATACTACCCAAAGTAAAACTCTTTTAAAGGCTAATCAAAAGCTTTTAAAGAATGGAGATGAGCAGTCTGAAACAGTAGATGCAGGCTCAGGCAGTGCATCAGAAGGTGAGGATACCGATGTAAAATGTGTGAGGGATGCAAAAGAAGAATCAAAGGTAAAAGGCTCTGAAGATGAATCTGACCTGAAAGCTGCAGCAGTTTCAAATGAGGAACAGCTTAAGAGGAAAGATAACAATGAGATGGAGGAGGAGGTAGAGGAATCTCCAACAGAAGATCGTTCACATCTGAAGGATAATTCTGCTTCTGAAGAAGAAACATTGGAAGGAAAGGATGGTTGTGAACTTGAAGAGGAATCTGAATTAAAAGATGAAGCTCCTCATTGTGATAGTGGTCCTGGATCACGGCATACTTCTGATATAGAAGAGAGCACAGTggaagaaaacaagaataaaccATTGCACAAAGATAGTTACCAAAGGAAGCAGGCACTCAGTTTGCAGGAAAAATCAGTATTTGACATTAAGAAAGAGTTCCCAAAACAGGAACATTCAAATGATTTGGAAAAAGGCTGGTCTAAACAGGTGCCATCACTATGGAAAATTGCCTCACCAGAAAATGAAGAGAGTTTATCAAATCCCCCATTGGACTGGCAGAACAGCACAGCAGACAGTGAAGGGGATGATCGGGTAGACAGTACGCTGGAGCAATCAATAGACAGCATGTCTGAGAACTCCTCTGAGGCTGTGCACAGCTTAATACCTGGAGTTGGACTGAGCAGCCAACAGGCCTAG